Proteins from a single region of Corynebacterium pseudogenitalium:
- a CDS encoding DUF3052 domain-containing protein → MGGIRTLGANGVDTYADRLGVNQGEIVQEIGWDDDADATISEAIEDRIGDQLLDEDAQDLCDMILLWYREDDGDLVDVLVDCSRNLDDNARIWLMTPGASKPGGVQPGVISESAQLAGLVQTTADRFGEWQGSCLRSAGVPK, encoded by the coding sequence TTGGGAGGAATAAGAACGTTGGGCGCCAACGGTGTCGATACATACGCTGACCGACTAGGGGTCAATCAAGGCGAAATCGTCCAAGAAATCGGTTGGGACGACGACGCCGACGCAACCATCTCCGAAGCGATCGAAGACCGCATCGGCGACCAACTCCTCGACGAAGACGCACAAGACCTCTGCGACATGATCCTGCTCTGGTACCGCGAAGACGACGGCGACCTTGTCGACGTCCTCGTCGACTGCTCCCGCAACCTCGACGACAACGCCCGCATCTGGCTCATGACCCCAGGCGCCTCCAAGCCCGGCGGCGTACAACCCGGCGTCATCTCCGAATCCGCCCAACTCGCCGGCCTGGTCCAAACCACCGCCGACCGCTTCGGCGAATGGCAAGGCTCCTGCCTCCGCTCCGCCGGTGTACCAAAATAG
- the aceE gene encoding pyruvate dehydrogenase (acetyl-transferring), homodimeric type, with the protein MAEHNNDSNIPLIREGVASYLHDTDPEETQEWIDSFDGILDQSTPERARFLMLRLLERASAKRVDLPALSSTDFVNTIPTKMEPEFPGDEQIEKRYRRWMRWNAAIMVHRAQRPGVKVGGHISSYASAAALYEVGFNHFFHGKDAEQGGDQIFYQGHASPGMYARAFLEGRLTEDDLDGFRQEHSRPQGGLPSYPHPHGMKDFWEFPTVSMGLGPMNAIYQARFNKYLQDRGIKDTDQQHVWAFLGDGEMDEPESRGLLHMASLYGLDNLTFVVNCNLQRLDGPVRGNGQIIQELEAFFIGAGWNVIKVVWGREWDELLEKDKDGALVHVMNTTPDGDYQTFKANDGAFVREHFFGRDERTLKLVEDMSDEEIWALRRGGHDYRKIYAAYKRALETKGKPTVILAHTIKGYGLGHNFEGRNATHQMKNLTLEDLKRFRDKQGVPISDEELEKDPYLPPYYHPGEDAPEIKYLKERREELGGYLPERRVKFTPLEQQQDFEKAYKAMFKDSGKQEVATTMALVRTFKALMRDKEIGKRVVPIIPDEARTFGLDSWFPTLKIYNPQGQNYVPVDHDLQLSYREASDGQLLHEGINEDGSSASFIAAGTSYATHGEPMIPMYIFYSMFGFQRTGDNFWAAGDQMTRGFIIGATAGRTTLFGEGLQHMDGHSPILASTNPAVVTYDPAFAYEMPYLISKGIERMYGDGHGEDVMYYITVYNEPTHQPARPENLDVEGLHKGIYLFDEGEKHEHNVSLLASGIGMQQALRAQKILQEDYNVGASVYSVTSWVECARDGARVANEQLLHPGEDVGEAFVTRQLKQTEGPYVATSDFATDLQEQIRPYVPGQYLVLGADGFGFSDTRESARRYFNIDAESMVVAALMGLANEGKIEMDVAAQAAKDLKIDDPTEA; encoded by the coding sequence TTGGCTGAACACAATAATGACTCCAACATCCCGTTGATCCGCGAGGGTGTCGCTTCGTATCTGCATGATACGGACCCGGAAGAGACCCAAGAATGGATTGACTCGTTTGATGGGATTCTGGACCAGTCCACGCCGGAGCGTGCTCGATTTTTGATGCTGCGCCTGTTGGAGCGGGCGTCGGCGAAGCGGGTGGATTTGCCTGCGTTGTCGTCGACGGATTTCGTGAATACGATTCCGACGAAGATGGAGCCGGAGTTCCCTGGTGATGAGCAGATTGAGAAGCGCTACCGCCGTTGGATGCGTTGGAACGCGGCGATCATGGTGCACCGCGCGCAGCGTCCGGGTGTGAAGGTTGGCGGCCATATTTCCTCGTATGCGTCGGCGGCGGCGTTGTATGAGGTTGGTTTTAATCACTTCTTCCACGGCAAGGACGCTGAGCAGGGCGGCGACCAGATTTTCTACCAGGGTCATGCTTCCCCGGGCATGTACGCGCGTGCGTTCCTGGAGGGTCGTCTGACTGAGGATGATCTGGATGGTTTCCGTCAGGAGCATTCGCGTCCGCAGGGTGGTCTGCCGTCGTACCCGCACCCACACGGTATGAAGGACTTCTGGGAGTTCCCGACGGTGTCGATGGGCTTGGGCCCAATGAACGCCATTTACCAGGCTCGCTTTAACAAGTACTTGCAGGATCGCGGTATTAAGGACACGGATCAGCAGCACGTGTGGGCGTTCCTCGGCGACGGCGAGATGGACGAGCCGGAGTCGCGCGGTCTACTGCACATGGCGTCGCTGTACGGCCTGGATAACTTGACCTTCGTGGTCAACTGCAACTTGCAGCGTCTCGACGGCCCCGTCCGCGGCAACGGCCAGATCATCCAGGAGCTGGAGGCCTTCTTCATTGGCGCTGGCTGGAATGTGATCAAGGTTGTGTGGGGCCGCGAGTGGGATGAGCTGCTGGAGAAGGACAAGGACGGTGCGCTGGTCCACGTCATGAATACCACTCCGGATGGTGATTACCAGACGTTTAAGGCCAATGATGGCGCGTTTGTGCGCGAGCACTTCTTCGGCCGCGACGAGCGGACGCTGAAGCTGGTCGAGGACATGTCGGATGAGGAGATCTGGGCGCTGCGCCGCGGCGGCCACGACTACCGCAAGATCTATGCGGCGTACAAGCGTGCGCTGGAGACCAAGGGCAAGCCGACGGTCATTTTGGCGCACACGATTAAGGGTTACGGCCTGGGCCACAACTTTGAGGGTCGTAACGCGACGCACCAGATGAAGAACCTCACGCTGGAGGACCTGAAGCGCTTCCGCGACAAGCAGGGCGTGCCGATCAGCGACGAGGAGCTGGAGAAGGATCCGTACCTGCCGCCGTACTACCACCCGGGCGAGGACGCGCCGGAGATCAAGTACCTGAAGGAGCGCCGCGAGGAGCTCGGCGGGTACCTGCCGGAGCGTCGTGTGAAGTTCACGCCGCTGGAGCAGCAGCAGGACTTCGAGAAGGCCTACAAGGCTATGTTCAAGGACTCGGGTAAGCAGGAAGTTGCCACGACGATGGCGCTGGTGCGTACGTTTAAGGCGTTAATGCGTGATAAGGAGATCGGGAAGCGAGTGGTGCCGATCATTCCGGATGAGGCGCGCACGTTCGGCCTGGACTCCTGGTTCCCGACTCTGAAGATTTACAACCCGCAGGGCCAGAACTATGTCCCGGTGGACCACGACTTGCAGCTGTCTTACCGTGAGGCGTCGGACGGCCAGCTCCTGCACGAGGGCATCAACGAGGATGGTTCCTCGGCGTCCTTCATCGCGGCCGGTACGTCCTATGCGACGCACGGCGAGCCGATGATCCCGATGTACATCTTCTACTCGATGTTCGGTTTCCAGCGCACGGGCGATAACTTCTGGGCCGCTGGCGACCAGATGACGCGTGGTTTCATCATCGGCGCGACTGCGGGACGCACCACCCTGTTTGGTGAGGGCTTGCAGCATATGGATGGTCATTCGCCGATTTTGGCGTCGACAAATCCGGCGGTGGTCACCTACGATCCTGCCTTTGCGTACGAGATGCCGTACCTGATTTCCAAGGGCATCGAGCGTATGTACGGCGACGGCCACGGCGAAGACGTGATGTACTACATCACCGTCTACAACGAGCCGACGCACCAGCCGGCGCGCCCAGAGAACCTCGACGTTGAGGGCCTGCACAAGGGCATCTACCTGTTCGACGAGGGCGAGAAGCACGAGCACAACGTGTCACTGCTGGCGTCCGGTATTGGTATGCAGCAGGCGCTTCGCGCGCAGAAGATCCTGCAGGAGGACTACAACGTGGGCGCCTCGGTGTACTCGGTGACGTCCTGGGTGGAGTGTGCGCGCGACGGTGCGCGTGTGGCCAACGAGCAGCTGCTGCACCCGGGCGAGGATGTCGGCGAGGCGTTCGTGACCCGTCAGCTGAAGCAGACGGAGGGCCCGTACGTTGCGACGTCCGACTTCGCCACGGACCTGCAGGAG